In the Microtus pennsylvanicus isolate mMicPen1 chromosome 6, mMicPen1.hap1, whole genome shotgun sequence genome, one interval contains:
- the Tsnax gene encoding translin-associated protein X isoform X1: protein MSGKEGPGGFRKRKHDNFPHNQRREGKDVSSSSPVMLAFKSFQQELDARHDKYERLVKLSRDITVESKRTIFLLHRITSAPDIEEILTESEIKLDGVRQKILQVAQELSGEDMHQFHRAITTGLQEYVEAVSFQHFIRTRSLISVEEINKQLTFTTEDSGKESKTPSSDGQDKPLVTWRLKITPVDYLLGVADLTGELMRMCINSVGNGDIDTPFEVSQFLRQVYDGFSFIGNTGPYEVSKKLYTLKQSLAKVENACYALKVRGSEIPKHMLADVFSVKTEMIDQEESIS from the exons ATGAGCGGCAAAGAAG GACCAGGAGGCTTCAGGAAGAGGAAGCATGACAACTTCCCGCATAAccaaaggagggaagggaaggatgtcAGTTCGTCTTCGCCGGTGATGTTGGCCTTCAAAT CATTTCAGCAGGAGCTGGACGCGAGGCACGATAAATATGAGAGGCTTGTGAAGCTAAGTCGGGATATAACTGTTGAAAGTAAGAggacaatttttcttctccatagGATTACAAG TGCTCCTGATATAGAGGAGATACTGACTGAATCAGAAATTAAACTGGATGGTGTCAGACAGAAAATATTACAGGTCGCCCAAGAGCTCTCAGGAGAAGATATGCATCAGTTCCATCGAGCTATCACCACAG GACTGCAAGAATATGTAGAGGCTGTGTCTTTTCAACACTTCATCAGAACTCGTTCGTTAATCAGTGTGGAAGAGATTAACAAGCAGTTGACATTCACCACAGAAGACAGTGGGAAAGAAAGCAAGACG CCCTCCTCTGATGGACAAGATAAGCCGCTTGTTACTTGGAGACTGAAAATCACCCCTGTTGATTACCTGCTGGGAGTGGCCGACCTAACTGGAGAACTGATGCGGATGTGCATCAACAGTGTGGGGAATGGGGACATTGACACCCCCTTTGAAGTGAGCCAGTTCTTACGCCAGGTTTATGATGGGTTTTCTTTCATTGGCAACACCGGGCCCTATGAGGTTTCTAAGAAGCTGTACACCTTGAAGCAGAGCCTGGCCAAAGTGGAGAACGCCTGTTACGCCCTTAAAGTCCGGGGCTCAGAGATTCCCAAACACATGCTGGCAGATGTGTTTTCAGTTAAAACAGAGATGATTGATCAGGAAGAGAGCATTTCTTAA
- the Tsnax gene encoding translin-associated protein X isoform X2 produces MSGKEGGFRKRKHDNFPHNQRREGKDVSSSSPVMLAFKSFQQELDARHDKYERLVKLSRDITVESKRTIFLLHRITSAPDIEEILTESEIKLDGVRQKILQVAQELSGEDMHQFHRAITTGLQEYVEAVSFQHFIRTRSLISVEEINKQLTFTTEDSGKESKTPSSDGQDKPLVTWRLKITPVDYLLGVADLTGELMRMCINSVGNGDIDTPFEVSQFLRQVYDGFSFIGNTGPYEVSKKLYTLKQSLAKVENACYALKVRGSEIPKHMLADVFSVKTEMIDQEESIS; encoded by the exons ATGAGCGGCAAAGAAG GAGGCTTCAGGAAGAGGAAGCATGACAACTTCCCGCATAAccaaaggagggaagggaaggatgtcAGTTCGTCTTCGCCGGTGATGTTGGCCTTCAAAT CATTTCAGCAGGAGCTGGACGCGAGGCACGATAAATATGAGAGGCTTGTGAAGCTAAGTCGGGATATAACTGTTGAAAGTAAGAggacaatttttcttctccatagGATTACAAG TGCTCCTGATATAGAGGAGATACTGACTGAATCAGAAATTAAACTGGATGGTGTCAGACAGAAAATATTACAGGTCGCCCAAGAGCTCTCAGGAGAAGATATGCATCAGTTCCATCGAGCTATCACCACAG GACTGCAAGAATATGTAGAGGCTGTGTCTTTTCAACACTTCATCAGAACTCGTTCGTTAATCAGTGTGGAAGAGATTAACAAGCAGTTGACATTCACCACAGAAGACAGTGGGAAAGAAAGCAAGACG CCCTCCTCTGATGGACAAGATAAGCCGCTTGTTACTTGGAGACTGAAAATCACCCCTGTTGATTACCTGCTGGGAGTGGCCGACCTAACTGGAGAACTGATGCGGATGTGCATCAACAGTGTGGGGAATGGGGACATTGACACCCCCTTTGAAGTGAGCCAGTTCTTACGCCAGGTTTATGATGGGTTTTCTTTCATTGGCAACACCGGGCCCTATGAGGTTTCTAAGAAGCTGTACACCTTGAAGCAGAGCCTGGCCAAAGTGGAGAACGCCTGTTACGCCCTTAAAGTCCGGGGCTCAGAGATTCCCAAACACATGCTGGCAGATGTGTTTTCAGTTAAAACAGAGATGATTGATCAGGAAGAGAGCATTTCTTAA